The Bacteroidota bacterium region ATTGATACAGGAGTTTCTCCCAACCAACCTCTATTAGGTTCTAATTTTAATGATGGATACTCTAGTGGAAGAAGTATAGAAAAATACGGAACGTTTGTTGACTCTTTTTGGTGGTGGGTAACAGATACTGACGGACCTAATGATCAATGTGGACACGGTACTAGTATGGCAGCTACAATTGCTTCTCCCAGAAATGATAATGGGATGCCGGTTGGAGTAGCATACAATTCTAATTTAGTTGCTTACAGAGCTACATCGGATGTTTTATTAGATGATTATCACGAAAAGAAAGGTGTTGCAGAAGCTCTTACGCAAATGGCCAATAGAAGTGATGTGAAGATAATATCTATGTCAATAGGAAATGCTTTTACTATTGACAGAATAAAAGATGCTGTAATATATGCATACAATAAAAATAAATTGATTTTTGCCGCCGGCGGAACATCTACAAACTATACTAATTGGTACGGGGTTATTTTTCCAGCATCTATGAGCGAAACTGTTGCTGTAACCGGTATTACGGATAGTGGAGACTACAGTGAGTGCGATGTTTGCCATAAAGGAGATCAAATAGATTTTACAATAGTTATGCAACGTCATAATAACAGCAGTAGAACCTCTCCAATTATTGGTTTTTACGATAATACAACTGATTATGTTGGAGGCTCGTCTGTAGCCACAGCTACAACAGCAGGTATAGCAGCTTTAGTTTGGGCAAAAAACCCATCGTGGAATAGAACTCAGATTTTAGATAAACTAAAACAATCAGCTGAATTTTATCCAAACAAACATTCTGATTTTGGTTATGGAAATATAGATGCATTAATTGCTGTTCAATAAAAACATATAATACCATTTACGTTTAAAATTTACTGTGAAATAAAGTAGAAGATTTTCACCTTATTTGAGAAAGAAAATTTTAGCATCTTGGCTCAGCCTAGACGGT contains the following coding sequences:
- a CDS encoding S8 family serine peptidase; the protein is MRLIRPLALLIFVSIISCEKHQEASSPNQNKEILLTPTEINEVINSSIEQTGDFSWKNASDQLLWSAVMHGDSLLTVGYGNTPNDIIRTNFDSELNLKKGIINNVLDVENKILKKKKSTQDISIYEDEILTIVDLKIVNPESISMLRKQKGIRYLEPSGYAYNEFEKGNKKSDSGCSYDTSVLNTDDYNTIAPNSKASWVHYEHNIPQAWNYSTGSNITIGLIDTGVSPNQPLLGSNFNDGYSSGRSIEKYGTFVDSFWWWVTDTDGPNDQCGHGTSMAATIASPRNDNGMPVGVAYNSNLVAYRATSDVLLDDYHEKKGVAEALTQMANRSDVKIISMSIGNAFTIDRIKDAVIYAYNKNKLIFAAGGTSTNYTNWYGVIFPASMSETVAVTGITDSGDYSECDVCHKGDQIDFTIVMQRHNNSSRTSPIIGFYDNTTDYVGGSSVATATTAGIAALVWAKNPSWNRTQILDKLKQSAEFYPNKHSDFGYGNIDALIAVQ